The Lolium rigidum isolate FL_2022 chromosome 2, APGP_CSIRO_Lrig_0.1, whole genome shotgun sequence genomic interval gggtaaaataggaacccgggcgttgatttcgtccgattccgagaatatttcgttactaggatttctgaaaccaaaaacagcagaaaacaggaactggcacttcggcatcttgttaataggttagttcaagaaaatgcacgaatatgacataaagtgtgcatataacatgtagataacatcaataatgtggcatggaacacaagaaattatcgatacgttcgaGACGTATCAAACCCTGGTAAGTACAGTTTTCTGGACCCAAGCAGCAGCGAACGACGCATTGGATGCAAAGTGACAACTCCGCCATCTGCACCTTGCTCGCCTTGGCCTCATCGTCACCCTATTTCTCCAACAGTGTTGTGAGCTTGGAGGTAATCCGCCTCTGGTCAACGATCTAGCTCTCCCTCTCTGCTCCCATTCTCTTTTCTCTGTCTTGTTATCTGCAACTTCTGATATTGTTTAGATTACTGGCACAATAGTTTCAAATATTACTAGGTTGCACTTTGGCACACCAGTTCCGGTTCAATGGATATTTGGAACAATGTATGAATCATTTTCAAGGGAAGTGCTTAACTGCATGAAATTTTCAGAAGAGTCGGTAGCCTCATATCCTCCATGTACCCTATGTAAAAATAAATTGAATATGAAAATGCATGGCCGAATGCGAACTGTATACTATCAATTTGGTCACCATTGGTACATTTCCGGTTTTCCTTTTCTGGACAattcatttcatgttataaatCACACGTGTCATATGTACTTTCTGGTCAGTTTTGATGGTATGTTAAGGTAATAACTTAATTAGGAGCAACTAAAATCCATTGTTAGTAAGGATTTTTGAGTCCTTCACATGCAAATTCATTCATGTCTCATTTGACCTCTAAGTATGTCTCATGGCTCATGCCCTTTCAATACATACGTTCAGCTATTGTCCTACATTTTTCTTTCCCTTCTCTGAAGAATTCTGAATTATGTACATTATACAACGTTATTTAAGGAGTGTTTCTTTACATCCGAGCATATTAATTTGATGGTAGATGGGTTGTAAATACCATCCTCTAGATAATATTATCATAATTGTTATTTACTTTCTTGAAGCTAGACTtttgttgtttcttcttttatcAGGTGATATGAGATCCTTTATTAGGTGTAGTTTCTTAGGCCTCATGTAAACATAAAGTTTATCTTCACCATTGGGTATATCATATATGTATTGTGGAACCAGTTGCTTATTGTTTCATTTGTCAACATGTAGCTACTATAACAAAGGAAATCTATCATGCACTGGAAGCTTCTTCTAAATAGGAATATTGTTGAGACTATTTTTGACAATTATCTCAAAGTTTATACTGAACTTACTGCTAAAGAATGCCTGTATGAAACATACAAGGAAGTTTTGTCAACAATGTTTAATTTCTGAAACTGTTGTGTTATTACAGTTAAATTCTAATGTCCAAACCAAGACATTGTATAATGTTTGCAAGTTTATTACATGTAGCTTTATATTTATGTCCAGTCATGACAACCTACATTTGAAGTACATGAAGCAGAGAAACTTCTTTCAAAGAGGAAGCTGCACGTTACCTGATAAGACATTTGGATGTCTGTGTGCCTCCACTCTTTTGCAATGGTTATACTTTTTATCACTTAGTCTTCTAGGCATGGGTATCTATCCCTGATTCAATGATGCTTTGGCCAGTTGGGATATCGTTGTTGTTTGATTTGGTGCGGGGTGCCAATCAACATTGATGATAAGCCCCTATATGTCTATTTTTAATGTCGCGCTACTGCCAGCATGTGCCCTGTTTATTGCTAATTTATGCAACAGATTATGCAAAAGAAACATGTTCATGACTATTTACAAGTGTATagctatttttatcattataatATCAGTTTTTAAAGCATAATATTCATGTATGAATCATGAAGTGTGATTTGAGGGACATAGCAAAGAAATAGCGATTCCTAATTATTCTAGAAAATAATTTTATGTCTGTTACTAGCTGATCATGTTATTTTTATTTGTAGCATAAGAAATCTTTGACTTTTGTGGCCACTATGCACTGAAATTTGTTTTCTCAGGATTGCTCCACGGTACATTCAATTGAGTAGTGACTTGGATGCGTGCTATAAATATTAATGAGATGAAGCTAAAACAAGACGATGTCCAATCGGTACATTTTCCTCTGGTGACACATAGAGCAAAACTTCATTTTAATAATCCTACGTGCACAAGGACTTTGACCAAGATTAGTAATTGTGTTCTCGGATCCATGTTAAGTCCCCCCTTACATTTATCCTCTCAAGATTATCTTTTGATTGGAAATATTACCCTCCAAAGTTTTTTTGTATCACAATTGTAATGTACTCCCTCCAGACACATTTAATTAACGCTGAGGTTAGTTGCTCCGCATGCAACTCTGTACTGTGGTTGCGTCGATTAATTCAGACCAGAGCAGTGTCAGTTTCTTTTGGCTTGCCACATTTGAGAATATCAAAATGTATAACATTTAATGTGCATTTTGTTGTAACATGTTCTTTCAGATGTACACTTATCAAGATCAGGCTAAAATCATGtttctgatatatctttgcaactaTTATGTAAGTTCATTTTGCAAGTAATACTTATGTATAAACTTGGAATGGATGTAGTTGCTTTTGTTGTGTTCGAGTTGCTTTGATGATATCCCACTTCCAATTATGTTCCGACTTGTGAATATAGCTTAAAAAACCGAATAGGCTGTCCGACAACCTTCGGATATTTCTTCAATATCTTGGTGTCATGTCTAACAATATCAATATTGATTCTGTTTAGGCGGAGAGAACATACCATATAGTACAACTAACCCAGATCAATGCCaacccttttattaatgaagaactatatATCTGATAATGCGCCCAAATTTAACCAACACATTTtgtttatatatttttaaaattcgTATTTTTCTGTAAATTTTTACCATTGTCAATAAAATGGATGGGCGCGGCAAAGCGCGCTATTATGATCTAGTAAATCTAATAAAGCTAAGCTAACTATCAGGTTTTTGGCACCAACATCACTGAATAACCCAAAGTGTTCTGGAAGGTGTGGCCAAAAGCTCACCACAATGTTTTGAGAAACTAGATGAATactccgcgcgttgcggcgggaatTTGAAGCATGTGCACATATGGGTCTTGATGACAACTAATTAAATCCCAAAGAATCAATTGCATTACATAGTGGATTTCATCGCATCCCATTATTTTGTCACTTAGACTATTAAGGTCATAGAAACTATAATAAGGTACTATGTACAAATTTGTCGATAAAGTTGTCATGTATAGATATAAATTTAGTATGAATTGATATGCATTGTAAACAAAGATATTGACTGAGTGGAAGATAAGTGCAAACCTGGCAACGAAGTAGATAGCAGAAAGTGCAGCGGGCTTACAAACACAATAGAGCCCCAATGTGATGTTGATGTATAACCGAGAAATGTCAACGAAAtaaatctttctattcttaataggtgatcccatttctcttcacatgcagcctatccacctcatcaagcatccctaagcaatCATAGACTGCCACCTAAGCAAATCAGATATAGATGATCCCCACTCCCATGCAGTTATGCCACGTCCTTACATCTAATTTATTAGCAGCTCAATTGTTCTATTACAGTACTAATATCTGAAGCAGAAGTGCATGTAGTAATCACTTCGGACGTGGCTCAATCAGCATATGGAATGATTCATCTCCTACATAAAAGAGCAAGCAACACGGAACGATTCATCTCCTCAATAAAAGAAGCAACCATTCGCCTCCATTTTCCCTTTCTCTCTCAATAAATCAGCAGCTAATCCTTCCATCTCACCATGGTAACTGCGTTCGGGCTATTGGCACTAATGCTGCACCTGGCCAACTTCATATATTCGGAGTTACTCAACGTGTTCTATCAAACAGGGTGGGAAGGTCGATTAAGCCGTAACATGGTCGGTCGTCGGCAGCCACCATCATTTCATCCTCGAGTTTGTCATCAGATGTTCTAAGAAGGTACGACGTCATCCTTTGATGCTCTAGTTCATTGCAATTCTCAATCCGCAATTTTGTGTTTGTCATCCTCTCTCActtaaaaataattcatttcttTCCCTCCTACTTTGGTGACGTTTACAGGGCTCTGCCAACGTTTATAAGTGCGATGCATTTTCGAAGCAGGTGTGGTATTGattatcaaagatgaatattttcTACTACAACCCATAATAAACAGGTGGTAAGATTCTTATTTTTTGTTGGTTCCTATATTGATATGCAATCTTTGGTTTGTTGgtccataaaatatatttttcttgCTTAATTTTTTGCATTTGCACATTAGCTTATGGATTGTCTACTAATGGATGCATGCTTTTTTGTGTGGATATTTTCGCTTGCATTTCAGTTGACTAATTCAATTATTTTATTAATTGTTTTTGGGTTTATACATCATTGCAGTCTTGCCGAGTTACTTTGGCCATTCGAGTACCAAGGAGGAACTtcacaaaacaaataaaaatatcTTACTAGTCATATCTtgccaatttgttcatattttcttACTATCAGGTCTAGGATCACCGAAGGTAGTCCAGATCTTGAATAAAACGCGGCGAATGAAACCAAATATTGTGATGCTTGAATAGCAGACAAGTATATGCCCATTTCCGTTTACCATGTATATTTTTGCTCAAACTAATCATCTCTGCAGTTCAATTGCACACTTGCAAGAATGTCCAATGACTACCAGGGAAAAGTTGATTGTTATGATAAATGCTATTTATATCTTTTATTAGGCAGCAAAGATCAATAGTAAAAATAATGTTAAAAAAATATGTGAACGTGCATTGCAGCTGGACCAAAGTGATTTTGCATCTTCAGCTACTTTTGGAAAACTGCTTTTGCCAACTATGTATTTTCTTTGTAACATTTATACCATAAATTATTATGGTTAACCATCACTAAAGCTGGTTTATTGAATATGTTAGAAAGActtcatatttttatttcaatagaaatttatttattgttttagtTTTGTAAACCTTTTTCATCAAGCATACATTGTTGCTTACATATAAGTCAATTATTCTCGCTTATTTCCCGCAGCACCGTGCAGGGCATCATCTAGTTAATAAGTGGTTCATTCCATGTACCAGTGCTAGAATTAATAAGTTCGGAAACTTTCATATGCACCGCATCACCTCTAGAAGATAGTACAATTTCCCTTGATGGGCTCGAAGGGGTCCAAGGATCGTCCCATATATTAATCTCTTATTATCCACTTCCTACACGCCACACCCTTTTTAAAATGTGTGTATGTGCTTGATGGCGCCACCATGCCCTCGACGTCCGTGAACTGCTGAGATCTTGTGGCGAACTATGGATGTGGACGCAACTGTTGGTGTGTGCACCCAGCCGCGCCTCCATGCCCATGGACTTGGACCGCTACAGGGGGCGGCATCCGCTGGCCTAGGCTCCTATGCGTGGCCTTTGTGGCCCGGGAGGTTTGAGGCCGGAGTATGATGTGCCCTAAATCTTCTGAATGATGGCGGTGATCCTTGGGTTTACCTCGCATCAAGATCTGCATGATGCCGGTCCTCATTGATCTAGCTGGTGAAAAGTTCTGGAAGGCTCTGCTGGCAATCTCCATTAGGAAACTAATGCTTGtagattgctggatcgggtgtGATTCCGTCGTGTGCAGCCATATTATTGCGTGTGTGGCTTCAGGAGGGAGTGACGCGAAGCTTCACTGTCTATTGCCATCATGGGACAGTGTCGGTTTTCAATTTCCATGGAGAAGACAGTGGCGAAGAATGTCATATGGTGACTAATTTATGAGGTCTATCAATGGATGACTGTGTCTTTGTGGCGATGATGAGCTTGCGTGGTGTTTCTTGAATTGCAACAGCGATATCGGCAATCGGGGGTGGTGGCAGCACATGTGGAGTACAAAGCCTTAACTTTCAGCGTGAAAATCCAAGGTGTGGACTTAATTGATTGTGtgtgacaatgaccttgttggaggcattgttttgcgaAGGCGGACTTGCTCCAGAGTGAAAATCCAAaggtctaggagcacgtgcaagagctggctattgcataagagcccaccttccttctctctccccttctctctcctccaagtcatctaaaatatattatttaatgtcttatagtcagctgactcaattctattgtacttgctcttagcatTAGAACTTGTACAGGGAAAGATGTCGCACTCGATGCATGCCGATAGGACGTTGAAACCCGTCAAGAACTGCTAGTAAAGTGAATGGATCATGAGCCAAATGAGTGAAACAATCCTTCAACAAGAGAAGACAAAAAGTATGACCTTACACTCCTGTGCATTGAATGAATAGAAATAACCAGGAACGGGGAGCTCTCCCCTTTTTCCGCCCGACTCTTTGATCTTAAACTTAAGAATGCTGGTTTTAAGAACGAGTGATTGCCCTTCTCCGACCCTTACTGTCCAACCGGAGAGCGGACGGCTAATGTGTTCCACTTATTGAACATGGTCTATCGTCGGTCCGTGACCCCTGGATACCGAAGGCGTCCTTGGGGTGATCTCGTAGTTCCTACGGGGTGGAGACAATGTTTTTGGAGTCGGTGTAAGGAGCTAGAACCCATGTTTGATTTTGGGCTAGGGCATCTTGTTCTTTCCTAGCCAGTCCCAAGAAAAGGACTGGAGACATAGCTTACTCTCTTATTAAGCAGTAAGTAAAGAAAGCTCTTCAAGCAAGCCAGTGAACCAATTCCATATGCTTGCTGCTTGTCCGAAAGAGACTTCACTATTCTAGTAAGAGAAAACGATGGCCAACGAGGCCACGATTAGATAGTACTGTAAGTGATCGATGATAACAAAGGCTCGAGGACGAAAGCTCGATCGAGGTACCACTCACTCACTTTCTAGCTAGCAATCAGCAATCTTGGATGAACTGTTGGTACTGCCGTACTGCCAACTGCCATGGCATGGCATAAAATTTCCGGAAGCAATTGCACGTACGCACGCGTGGTACTACGGAACTAGCCCTGCTGGCTCTGCTTGCCGGCCGGAGGTGATCGCGACGAGCAGGTCGACGAAGGCGGCGACGATGAGGCCGTGGGTATTCTTGCCGTTGGCCCTGAGGTACCACCCCAGCATCTCCTCCAGCCACCCCCAGTCGTCCTCGCCATCGGCGCCGTGGCTCAGCACCATCTCCTCCATCGACCGCCGGAAGTCGTCGTACGGGTCCGCCGAGTCGATGGCCATCGCCGTCGCCCCGCCGAACGCCGCCGCAGCTGGCTTCACGATGGAGCTCGTCGCCACGGGCTCGAAGAAGAGACGGCTGGACGCCCGGATCCCGCGGATGATCACCTCGCTCGCCACCACCGGCGCCGTGGTCGAAGTAGAGGAGTCGGCGGCGGACAGGAAGGAGTGCTCGGCCGAGTGGTCGTCGCAGTAGGCCGGGTTCGTTATCACCCTGGTCTTGCAGCCCCGGCGCGTCGATGATACCTCGTCGTCGGCCCTGCCGAACGACGTGGTCCTGGCCTGCGTGCAGGAAGGCCATTGCCACGAGGTGGCCGTGCTAGAGGACGCACCCGACATGGAAGGAGGAGGAGAGTAGGGAGACGACAGACTTGCCGCTGCATCCACGTTGCCGCTGAAgaagagggaggcgaggacgagcTTGCTGACCATGGCTGCTGCTAGTCACTTCACGACCGATCG includes:
- the LOC124689498 gene encoding transcription repressor OFP13-like, coding for MVSKLVLASLFFSGNVDAAASLSSPYSPPPSMSGASSSTATSWQWPSCTQARTTSFGRADDEVSSTRRGCKTRVITNPAYCDDHSAEHSFLSAADSSTSTTAPVVASEVIIRGIRASSRLFFEPVATSSIVKPAAAAFGGATAMAIDSADPYDDFRRSMEEMVLSHGADGEDDWGWLEEMLGWYLRANGKNTHGLIVAAFVDLLVAITSGRQAEPAGLVP